From the Pungitius pungitius chromosome 6, fPunPun2.1, whole genome shotgun sequence genome, one window contains:
- the tmem276a gene encoding transmembrane protein 178B has product MAAMRTLTVAGLFLAFCALGLIAVAISTDNWYETDARRHRERCKNYSNKRNDPGYIYISNNNLPLRMLPKEIHAEKRSGEVLLRAKRHFSPPAAAMESLCSRQFNSTITGLWKKCHRGGFDLEIEDLIFKGLVPRCTPIKYYYSSSALPRNLPINLTKTIRQDEWHALHLQRMTASFVGMAISIILFGWIIGVLGCCKEHDLMQYVAGLLFLMGGTCCIISLCTCVAGINFELSRYPRYMFGIPEDISHGYGWSMFCAWGGLGLTLLAGFLCTLAPSLYPPHTPVVHKPRQENGCV; this is encoded by the exons ATGGCTGCTATGAGGACTTTAACCGTGGCAGGTCTGTTTTTGGCATTTTGCGCTTTGGGACTGATCGCGGTGGCCATCAGCACCGACAACTGGTACGAGACCGACGCGAGGAGGCACCGGGAACGCTGCAAGAATTACTCAAACAAAAGGAACGACCCCGGCTACATTTACATCTCCAACAACAACCTTCCGCTCCGCATGTTGCCGAAGGAAATACATGCGGAGAAGAGGAGCGGCGAGGTGCTGCTGCGGGCCAAGCGGCACTTCTCGCCTCCTGCCGCGGCCATGGAGTCCCTCTGCAGTCGGCAATTCAACTCCACCATAACCGGACTGTGGAAAAAGTGCCACCGAGGGGGATTCGACCTGGAGATAGAGGATCTGATCTTTAAAG GATTGGTTCCGCGCTGCACACCAATAAAATACTACTACTCGTCATCAGCGTTGCCCAGGAACCTGCCAATCAATCTGACGAAGACAATAAGGCAGGATGAGTGGCACGCGCTAC ACCTCCAGAGGATGACGGCGAGTTTTGTGGGCATGGCCATATCCATCATCCTGTTTGGCTGGATCATAGGCGTGCTGGGCTGCTGCAAGGAGCATGATCTGATGCAGTATGTGGCCGGACTTCTTTTCCTCATGGGAG GGACCTGCTGCATTATCTCTCTGTGCACATGTGTGGCCGGGATCAACTTCGAACTGTCCCGCTATCCTCGCTACATGTTTGGAATACCAGAGGACATCAGCCACGGTTACGGCTGGTCCATGTTTTGCGCTTGGGGTGGACTAGGCCTGACGTTGCTGGCCGGCTTCCTGTGCACACTCGCTCCTTCCCTCTACCCTCCACACACCCCCGTGGTGCACAAGCCCAGGCAAGAGAACGGCTGTGTGTGA
- the LOC119196283 gene encoding ubiquitin-associated protein 1-like has protein sequence MNGVPFHNLLGPLEEEELVTAADITLPDCHRILGNTRYGFNLEKWILAWQQPVCRAPSCPPYWLMFSSDRTAVDSRRRSGRPRSHSLNSGDTRRPHQRAVRFHTSDSEDEGGYCEDNEASSTEECPRPVRSRERPRSAAPRDQLTRVKDMHFGHSVRDHRGSLPSLQDSRAPEQQRSPQATSPLPHGQHSSKKKQRCRGAAGRKFSQNTPGAPSPCRPQQQQQRPSSAGPAFKKCTEKTPRTGGSRGIFFDSAAELWSALSQEERELLETVTERGYPLRTAILALQKTGYHCPEKIVKYLVASERLCQLGYHEAQVEEALEMFQNCESKAAEFLCLLTQFNEMGFQQNAIKEVLLVHENHRERALEELMTRMA, from the exons atgaatggTGTCCCATTTCATAACCTGCTCGGtccgctggaggaggaagagcttgTGACGGCTGCAGACATCACTCTGCCCGACTGCCATCGCATACTAGGAAACACCAGG TATGGCTTCAACCTGGAGAAATGGATCTTAGCCTGGCAGCAGCCGGTCTGCCGGGCCCCGTCCTGCCCCCCCTACTGGCTGATGTTCAGCAGCGATCGGACGGCCGTTGACTCGCGGCGCCGGAGCGGCCGCCCCCGCAGTCACAGCCTGAACTCTGGCGACACTCGCCGGCCGCACCAGCGCGCCGTCAGGTTCCACACATCCGACTCCGAGGACGAGGGGGGTTACTGCGAGGACAACGAGGCGTCCTCCACCGAAGAATGCCCTCGCCCCGTCAGGAGCAGGGAGCGGCCTCGCAGCGCTGCACCCAGGGACCAGCTGACCAGGGTCAAAGACATGCACTTCGGTCACAGTGTCAGGGACCACAGAGGCTCCTTACCTTCTCTACAAGACTCCCGAGCCCCGGAGCAGCAGCGATCCCCGCAGGCCACCAGCCCCCTTCCACACGGACAGCACAGCAGCAAAAAGAAGCAGCGCTGCCGGGGGGCCGCAGGCAGAAAGTTCTCCCAGAACACGCCGGGCGCCCCTTCTCCATGCcgcccgcagcagcagcagcaacgacCCTCCTCTGCAGGGCCCGCCTTCAAAAAGTGCACAGAGaag ACGCCGAGGACCGGCGGCTCTCGGGGGATTTTCTTTGACTCGGCAGCAGAGTTGTGGTCAGCACTCAGCCAGGAAGAGAGGGAGCTGCTCGAAACCGTCACAGAGAGGGGCTACCCTCTACGGACTGCTATTCTGGCTCTGCAGAAGACGGGCTATCACTGCCCAGAGAAG ATCGTAAAATACCTGGTGGCCAGTGAGCGTCTGTGCCAGCTGGGTTACCACGAGGCTCAGGTGGAAGAGGCCTTGGAGATGTTTCAGAACTGCGAAAGCAAG GCTGCCGAGTTCCTGTGTCTTCTGACCCAGTTTAATGAGATGGGCTTCCAGCAAAATGCAATCAAAGAAGTGCTGCTGGTGCATGAAAATCACCGGGAGAGAGCTCTTGAAGAGCTCATGACACGCATGGCTTAA
- the fibina gene encoding fin bud initiation factor a, producing the protein MDPVPLLLLVVTSVPLCAAVYTGPLQPEISNGSFHHFFVPDGDYDETEDPEDCQMLFRFSDVHPCGASEERDSVVRDDFVLAKMQAEDAARLLEGVGRSVAQDLDGEDSYGNLLRREISQIGEAFSSVDKSLLELEGKFKQSQETELREEQQLSGHVTKQVSDMQGTLREAAGVSLGLKDKQELLSLIVRSHGSRLSRLKTEYLNVGS; encoded by the coding sequence ATGGATCCCGTCCCGCTGCTGCTCCTCGTAGTCACATCTGTGCCGCTGTGCGCGGCCGTCTACACGGGGCCCCTCCAACCGGAGATCTCCAACGGCTCCTTCCACCACTTCTTCGTCCCGGACGGGGACTACGACGAGACCGAAGACCCGGAGGACTGCCAGATGCTGTTCAGGTTCTCGGACGTGCATCCCTGCGGCGCCTCCGAAGAGAGGGACTCCGTGGTGAGGGACGACTTCGTCCTCGCCAAGATGCAGGCCGAGGACGCGGCGCGGCTGCTGGAAGGCGTCGGCCGCTCCGTGGCGCAGGACCTGGACGGAGAGGACAGCTACGGCAACCTCCTCCGGAGGGAGATCTCGCAGATCGGCGAGGCTTTCTCCAGCGTGGACAAGtctctgctggagctggaggggaagtTTAAACAAAGCCAAGAGACTGAGCTGAGAGAGGAGCAACAGTTGAGCGGCCACGTGACCAAGCAAGTGAGCGACATGCAGGGGACTCTGAGGGAGGCTGCAGGCGTCTCTTTGGGACTGAAGGACAAGCAGGAGCTGCTTTCTCTCATCGTCCGCAGTCACGGCAGCAGACTGAGCCGCCTGAAGACGGAGTACCTCAACGTCGGCTCATAG
- the LOC119196273 gene encoding protein regulator of cytokinesis 1-like isoform X1 produces MTKFKYEVHAAECGAYLNRAQVRLQEIWDEIGIPEEQRVQRTNDVHKHIKGLLDLMIKEEEELKKRLLKNIQSCVKELHHLCSELQLPSFEEEEGCTMLQLEKNNRTRLEMMKGHKKQRMEELKGLVSKDRELCAIMCTTPFCIDTDSIPSLKQLEAYHAYMDDLTKEKEHRHDEFVSVKKEIIAFMEDLERHPETSFEMDVICEDEEEFCLSNDNIAALKLLLSQLQRQKAENEQCCSALRSKIQELWERLQIPQEEREAFSEHMVKTKKRNMEALQAEVQRLELLKMQSMKTVIETIRAEIALFWDKCFYSEEQRQLFVPYYDDDFTEELLNLHEAEIRTLKMCYEDYRELLDGVTKWQENWTLYMELDKRANDPSRFTNRGGNLLKEEKQRAELQKSLPKLEKSLKAQIDAWVEEQGKEFLVNGQKFLDYVQQQWDHHHAEKEKEKQERQMKKTKQIQEDMLYGTSMRTPSKRRIAGAVTPGKVRKLNITSTLSTPNSLLGSGLSGTLCQSSLQKPPLSASKGSGLRTPGLGKTPRALDRNKENISHLRSTPRSQDTQDNTFTMVAYSEFTRDLSKASNVKSAVLNSTVSHH; encoded by the exons ATGACGAAGTTTAAATA tgAAGTGCACGCAGCGGAGTGTGGAGCCTACCTCAACCGAGCCCAGGTCAGGTTGCAGGAAATTTGGGATGAAATCGGGATTCCGGAAGAACAGCGTGTTCAGAGAACCAATGATGTTCACAAGCACATCAAA GGTCTGCTGGATCTAATGATtaaggaagaagaggagctcaaGAAGAGATTActgaaaaacattcagtcaTGTGTTAAGGAACTACATCATTTGTGCAGTGAACTTCAGCTGCCCTCCTTTGAG GAGGAAGAAGGCTGCACCATGttgcagctggagaagaacaaCCGCACACGACTAGAGATGATGAAGGGGCACAAGAAGCAAAGAATGGAAGAGCTTAAGGGCCTTGTTAGCAAAGACCGTGAGCTCTGTGCCATTATGTGCACAACCCCATTTTGCATCGACACCGACTCCATCCCATCCCTGAAGCAACTTGAGGCATATCACGCCTACATGGATGATCTTACCAAAGAGAAG GAACATCGTCATGATGAATTTGTGAGCGTCAAAAAGGAGATCATCGCATTCATGGAGGATCTGGAGCGGCACCCAGAGACTAGCTTTGAGATGGATGTGATctgtgaggatgaggaggaattTTGCCTGTCAAATGACAACATTGCTGCTCTTAAACTACTTCTCAGCCAG ttacaaagacaaaaagctgAGAATGAACAATGTTGTTCAGCTTTACGTTCTAAGATCCAAGAGCTGTGGGAAAGACTTCAGATTCCCCAAGAGGAGAGGGAAGCCTTCTCTGAGCATATGGTcaagacaaagaagagaaacatGGAGGCA CTCCAGGCTGAGGTCCAGCGTCTAGAGTTGCTGAAAATGCAGAGCATGAAGACGGTCATTGAGACTATCAGAGCTGAGATTGCTCTGTTCTGGGACAAGTGCTTTTACAGTGAAGAGCAGCGGCAATTGTTTGTTCCATACTATGATG ATGATTTCACTGAAGAGCTACTCAACCTGCACGAGGCAGAGATCAGGACCCTGAAGATGTGTTACGAGGACTACAGAGAACTCCTTGATGGAGTCACAAAATGGCAGGAGAACTGGACCTTGTACATGGAACTTGAC AAAAGGGCAAATGACCCTTCGAGGTTCACCAACAGAGGTGGGAACCTTCtgaaagaagagaagcagagagccgAGCTGCAGAAAAGTTTGCCTAAG cTGGAAAAGAGTCTTAAAGCCCAAATTGATGCTTGGGTGGAAGAGCAAGGCAAAGAATTCCTTGTCAATGGGCAGAAATTTCTAGACTACGTGCAGCAGCAGTGGGATCACCACCATgctgaaaaggagaaggagaaacaggagAGA CAAATGAAGAAGACCAAACAGATCCAGGAGGACATGTTGTATGGAACTTCAATGCGAACACCATCCAAAAGGCGGATAGCAGGGGCCGTCACACCTGGGAAAGTACGCAAG CTCAATATTACTTCCACGCTCTCCACCCCAAATAGCCTCCTTGGTTCAGGCCTCAGTGGAACTCTGTGCCAGTCCTCCCTCCAGAAACCCCCTTTGTCTGCCAGCAAG GGTTCTGGCCTTCGAACACCTGGACTTGGTAAAACTCCCCGTGCACTCGACAGAAACAAGGAAAACATCTCTCATCTAAGAAGCACTCCAAGGTCTCAGGATACTCAAGATAACACCTTCACCATGGTTGCCTATTCGGAATTTACG AGGGACCTCTCGAAGGCTTCCAATGTGAAGTCTGCCGTGCTGAACTCCACTGTCAGTCACCATTGA
- the LOC119196273 gene encoding protein regulator of cytokinesis 1-like isoform X2: protein MRVSEVHAAECGAYLNRAQVRLQEIWDEIGIPEEQRVQRTNDVHKHIKGLLDLMIKEEEELKKRLLKNIQSCVKELHHLCSELQLPSFEEEEGCTMLQLEKNNRTRLEMMKGHKKQRMEELKGLVSKDRELCAIMCTTPFCIDTDSIPSLKQLEAYHAYMDDLTKEKEHRHDEFVSVKKEIIAFMEDLERHPETSFEMDVICEDEEEFCLSNDNIAALKLLLSQLQRQKAENEQCCSALRSKIQELWERLQIPQEEREAFSEHMVKTKKRNMEALQAEVQRLELLKMQSMKTVIETIRAEIALFWDKCFYSEEQRQLFVPYYDDDFTEELLNLHEAEIRTLKMCYEDYRELLDGVTKWQENWTLYMELDKRANDPSRFTNRGGNLLKEEKQRAELQKSLPKLEKSLKAQIDAWVEEQGKEFLVNGQKFLDYVQQQWDHHHAEKEKEKQERQMKKTKQIQEDMLYGTSMRTPSKRRIAGAVTPGKVRKLNITSTLSTPNSLLGSGLSGTLCQSSLQKPPLSASKGSGLRTPGLGKTPRALDRNKENISHLRSTPRSQDTQDNTFTMVAYSEFTRDLSKASNVKSAVLNSTVSHH from the exons ATGAGAGTGAG tgAAGTGCACGCAGCGGAGTGTGGAGCCTACCTCAACCGAGCCCAGGTCAGGTTGCAGGAAATTTGGGATGAAATCGGGATTCCGGAAGAACAGCGTGTTCAGAGAACCAATGATGTTCACAAGCACATCAAA GGTCTGCTGGATCTAATGATtaaggaagaagaggagctcaaGAAGAGATTActgaaaaacattcagtcaTGTGTTAAGGAACTACATCATTTGTGCAGTGAACTTCAGCTGCCCTCCTTTGAG GAGGAAGAAGGCTGCACCATGttgcagctggagaagaacaaCCGCACACGACTAGAGATGATGAAGGGGCACAAGAAGCAAAGAATGGAAGAGCTTAAGGGCCTTGTTAGCAAAGACCGTGAGCTCTGTGCCATTATGTGCACAACCCCATTTTGCATCGACACCGACTCCATCCCATCCCTGAAGCAACTTGAGGCATATCACGCCTACATGGATGATCTTACCAAAGAGAAG GAACATCGTCATGATGAATTTGTGAGCGTCAAAAAGGAGATCATCGCATTCATGGAGGATCTGGAGCGGCACCCAGAGACTAGCTTTGAGATGGATGTGATctgtgaggatgaggaggaattTTGCCTGTCAAATGACAACATTGCTGCTCTTAAACTACTTCTCAGCCAG ttacaaagacaaaaagctgAGAATGAACAATGTTGTTCAGCTTTACGTTCTAAGATCCAAGAGCTGTGGGAAAGACTTCAGATTCCCCAAGAGGAGAGGGAAGCCTTCTCTGAGCATATGGTcaagacaaagaagagaaacatGGAGGCA CTCCAGGCTGAGGTCCAGCGTCTAGAGTTGCTGAAAATGCAGAGCATGAAGACGGTCATTGAGACTATCAGAGCTGAGATTGCTCTGTTCTGGGACAAGTGCTTTTACAGTGAAGAGCAGCGGCAATTGTTTGTTCCATACTATGATG ATGATTTCACTGAAGAGCTACTCAACCTGCACGAGGCAGAGATCAGGACCCTGAAGATGTGTTACGAGGACTACAGAGAACTCCTTGATGGAGTCACAAAATGGCAGGAGAACTGGACCTTGTACATGGAACTTGAC AAAAGGGCAAATGACCCTTCGAGGTTCACCAACAGAGGTGGGAACCTTCtgaaagaagagaagcagagagccgAGCTGCAGAAAAGTTTGCCTAAG cTGGAAAAGAGTCTTAAAGCCCAAATTGATGCTTGGGTGGAAGAGCAAGGCAAAGAATTCCTTGTCAATGGGCAGAAATTTCTAGACTACGTGCAGCAGCAGTGGGATCACCACCATgctgaaaaggagaaggagaaacaggagAGA CAAATGAAGAAGACCAAACAGATCCAGGAGGACATGTTGTATGGAACTTCAATGCGAACACCATCCAAAAGGCGGATAGCAGGGGCCGTCACACCTGGGAAAGTACGCAAG CTCAATATTACTTCCACGCTCTCCACCCCAAATAGCCTCCTTGGTTCAGGCCTCAGTGGAACTCTGTGCCAGTCCTCCCTCCAGAAACCCCCTTTGTCTGCCAGCAAG GGTTCTGGCCTTCGAACACCTGGACTTGGTAAAACTCCCCGTGCACTCGACAGAAACAAGGAAAACATCTCTCATCTAAGAAGCACTCCAAGGTCTCAGGATACTCAAGATAACACCTTCACCATGGTTGCCTATTCGGAATTTACG AGGGACCTCTCGAAGGCTTCCAATGTGAAGTCTGCCGTGCTGAACTCCACTGTCAGTCACCATTGA
- the spi1a gene encoding transcription factor PU.1a isoform X2 has translation MMDGYGISSASEEIVPSVPDNYRPPGELYPYLTTVAEIYEDHRWTLHSERVHPTDFENSQLNHLIELQSVSPQQLVQPTYRYSSESMPLHLDPPLLPLSVSPQIPYYPPSLCYPYHPPASPGHYYSEEEQRGISHPLEVSDGEELDDHNSSFRKDISNKKKIRLYQFLLDLLKNGDMTDSIWWVDQEKGVFQFSTKHKEALASHWGTQKGNRKKMTYQKMARALRNYGKSGEIIKVKKKLTYQFSEEVLGNLYLRQYPH, from the exons ATGATGGACGGATATGGCATATCATCC GCGTCAGAGGAAATTGTTCCAAGTGTACCAGATAATTATCGTCCCCCTGGAGAGCTGTACCCTTATCTCACTACCGTGGCGGAGATTTACGAAG ACCACAGATGGACCCTGCACTCGGAGCGTGTCCATCCGACGGATTTTGAGAATTCTCAATTGAATCACCTCATTGAGCTTCAGTCTGTGTCCCCTCAACAACTGGTGCAACCAACTTACCGCTACAGCAGCGAGTCTATGCCCCTTCACCTGGACCCCCCCCTGTTACCCCTCTCTGTTTCACCACAA ATCCCATATTACCCCCCATCCCTGTGCTACCCGTACCATCCCCCTGCCTCGCCTGGACATTACTACTCAGAAGAGGAACAAAGAGGAATCAGTCATCCACTTGAGGTATCGGATGGGGAGGAACTCGACGACCACAACTCCTCCTTTAGAAAAGACATTA GCAACAAGAAGAAAATCCGCTTGTACCAGTTCCTCTTGGACTTGCTGAAAAACGGTGACATGACTGATAGTATCTGGTGGGTGGATCAGGAAAAGGGCGTCTTTCAGTTCTCCACTAAACACAAAGAAGCCCTGGCCAGCCACTGGGGTACTCAGAAAGGAAACCGCAAAAAGATGACCTACCAAAAAATGGCTCGAGCGCTGAGGAACTATGGTAAATCTGGTGAGATtataaaagtaaagaaaaagctTACCTACCAGTTCAGTGAGGAGGTGCTGGGGAACCTCTATTTACGCCAGTATCCTCACTGA
- the spi1a gene encoding transcription factor PU.1a isoform X1 produces MMDGYGISSVSSAALFIQASEEIVPSVPDNYRPPGELYPYLTTVAEIYEDHRWTLHSERVHPTDFENSQLNHLIELQSVSPQQLVQPTYRYSSESMPLHLDPPLLPLSVSPQIPYYPPSLCYPYHPPASPGHYYSEEEQRGISHPLEVSDGEELDDHNSSFRKDISNKKKIRLYQFLLDLLKNGDMTDSIWWVDQEKGVFQFSTKHKEALASHWGTQKGNRKKMTYQKMARALRNYGKSGEIIKVKKKLTYQFSEEVLGNLYLRQYPH; encoded by the exons ATGATGGACGGATATGGCATATCATCCGTAAGTTCTGCTGCTTTATTCATCCAG GCGTCAGAGGAAATTGTTCCAAGTGTACCAGATAATTATCGTCCCCCTGGAGAGCTGTACCCTTATCTCACTACCGTGGCGGAGATTTACGAAG ACCACAGATGGACCCTGCACTCGGAGCGTGTCCATCCGACGGATTTTGAGAATTCTCAATTGAATCACCTCATTGAGCTTCAGTCTGTGTCCCCTCAACAACTGGTGCAACCAACTTACCGCTACAGCAGCGAGTCTATGCCCCTTCACCTGGACCCCCCCCTGTTACCCCTCTCTGTTTCACCACAA ATCCCATATTACCCCCCATCCCTGTGCTACCCGTACCATCCCCCTGCCTCGCCTGGACATTACTACTCAGAAGAGGAACAAAGAGGAATCAGTCATCCACTTGAGGTATCGGATGGGGAGGAACTCGACGACCACAACTCCTCCTTTAGAAAAGACATTA GCAACAAGAAGAAAATCCGCTTGTACCAGTTCCTCTTGGACTTGCTGAAAAACGGTGACATGACTGATAGTATCTGGTGGGTGGATCAGGAAAAGGGCGTCTTTCAGTTCTCCACTAAACACAAAGAAGCCCTGGCCAGCCACTGGGGTACTCAGAAAGGAAACCGCAAAAAGATGACCTACCAAAAAATGGCTCGAGCGCTGAGGAACTATGGTAAATCTGGTGAGATtataaaagtaaagaaaaagctTACCTACCAGTTCAGTGAGGAGGTGCTGGGGAACCTCTATTTACGCCAGTATCCTCACTGA